In Eulemur rufifrons isolate Redbay chromosome 29, OSU_ERuf_1, whole genome shotgun sequence, one DNA window encodes the following:
- the PPP1R17 gene encoding protein phosphatase 1 regulatory subunit 17 has product MMSTQQMQPLELSEDRLDKLDPRCSHLDDLSDQFIKDCELKKKPRKGKNAQATLNVESDQKKPRRKDTPALHIPPFIPDVLSEHLIKRYDVQERHPKGKMSPALHNTDLEQKKPRRKDTPALHMPPFAAGVTLLRDERPKVITEDDEKDGDKIAI; this is encoded by the exons ATGATGTCCACTCAGCAAATGCAGCCACTGGAGCTCTCAGAAGACAGGCTGGACAAGCTAGATCCTCGCTGCAGCCACTTAG ATGATCTTTCAGACCAGTTCATTAAGGACTGTGAGCTCAAAAAGAAGccaagaaaggggaaaaatgcaCAGGCCACCCTGAATGTTGAGTCAGACCAAAAAAAACCAAGGAGGAAAGATACACCGGCACTGCACATCCCGCCTTTCATACCAG ATGTGCTTTCAGAACATCTAATTAAAAGATACGATGTTCAAGAGAGACATCCAAAGGGCAAAATGAGCCCAGCTCTTCATAACACTGACCTGGAACAGAAAAAGCCGAGGAGAAAAGACACACCTGCTCTGCACATGCCCCCCTTTGCTGCAG GTGTGACACTGCTCAGGGATGAGAGACCCAAAGTGATCACAGAAGATGACGAAAAGGATGGTGACAAGATAGCTATTTAG